A stretch of Desulfobacter hydrogenophilus DNA encodes these proteins:
- a CDS encoding recombinase family protein, translating into MKIGYARVSTDEQNLDLQIDALTAAGCETIYTDDGISGIAKERDGLSQALSAIGKGDVIIVWKLDRLGRSLGFLCNLIERFKTQGAGFQSLTDGIDTTTTGGKLVFHIMGALAEFERDLISERTKAGMTAIKMGSEILAESLG; encoded by the coding sequence ATGAAAATAGGCTATGCCCGTGTCTCCACGGATGAACAAAATCTTGATTTACAAATTGACGCCCTCACGGCTGCCGGGTGTGAGACCATTTATACCGATGACGGAATAAGCGGTATTGCCAAGGAGAGGGACGGCCTTTCTCAAGCGCTTTCAGCGATTGGAAAGGGTGACGTTATAATTGTCTGGAAACTGGATCGCCTGGGGCGTTCTTTGGGCTTTCTGTGTAATCTGATCGAGCGATTCAAAACGCAGGGGGCAGGGTTTCAAAGCCTGACGGACGGAATTGACACCACCACGACAGGCGGCAAGCTGGTCTTTCATATCATGGGCGCACTGGCAGAATTTGAACGTGACCTGATAAGTGAGCGTACAAAAGCCGGAATGACGGCTATCAAAATGGGAAGTGAAATTTTAGCTGAAAGCCTTGGGTAA
- a CDS encoding HU family DNA-binding protein, giving the protein MNKLELIQTLKEKCNLTKYEANEVVRTFFSEMSNAMSNGDRIEIRGFCSFFIKEYKGYTGRNPKTGEKAFVPPKRLPLFKCGKELKDRVDYHSK; this is encoded by the coding sequence TTGAACAAACTGGAACTGATTCAGACTCTCAAAGAAAAATGCAATCTGACTAAATACGAAGCCAATGAAGTTGTCAGAACCTTCTTCTCTGAGATGAGCAATGCAATGAGCAATGGTGATCGAATCGAAATAAGAGGATTTTGTTCTTTTTTCATCAAAGAATATAAGGGATACACCGGTCGGAATCCTAAAACTGGAGAAAAAGCATTTGTACCGCCGAAAAGACTCCCCTTATTCAAATGCGGAAAGGAACTGAAAGACCGAGTTGATTACCACTCCAAATAG
- a CDS encoding putative quorum-sensing-regulated virulence factor yields MFIFLDTETTGTAEKDRLCQLAYKTETGEIVNELFKPPLPIAIDAMCVHHITNEMVEDKPAFKDSPDCQKLAGLLSDGSNVLVAHNAKFDVDMLIKEGINPKKVVCSLKLARNLDPEGKIPKYNLQYLRYFLKINIQATAHDALGDILILEKLFERLLARMNKDFGPEAVENKMIEISSNPVLLSRMYFGKHKGQFFRDIPKDYLQWLSGTDLDEDMRFTVEHHLMM; encoded by the coding sequence TTGTTTATATTCCTTGATACTGAAACAACTGGAACTGCAGAAAAAGACAGGTTATGTCAGCTTGCGTATAAGACGGAAACCGGCGAGATTGTTAATGAACTATTCAAACCGCCGTTGCCAATTGCAATTGATGCCATGTGTGTTCATCACATTACAAATGAGATGGTTGAAGACAAACCAGCGTTTAAGGATAGCCCTGATTGTCAAAAATTAGCTGGTTTATTGAGTGATGGTTCGAATGTTCTTGTTGCACACAATGCCAAATTTGATGTTGATATGCTTATCAAGGAAGGTATCAATCCTAAAAAGGTTGTCTGTTCTTTAAAGCTCGCCAGGAACCTGGACCCTGAAGGGAAAATACCCAAGTACAACCTTCAATATTTGAGATATTTCTTGAAAATCAACATTCAGGCAACTGCTCATGATGCTCTGGGTGATATTCTGATTCTTGAAAAATTGTTTGAGCGATTACTGGCAAGGATGAACAAAGATTTTGGGCCAGAGGCTGTCGAAAATAAAATGATAGAAATTTCGAGTAACCCTGTATTATTGAGCAGGATGTATTTCGGAAAACACAAAGGGCAGTTTTTTAGGGACATTCCGAAGGATTATTTGCAATGGTTATCCGGCACAGATTTAGATGAGGATATGCGGTTCACGGTCGAACATCATCTGATGATGTAA
- a CDS encoding HU family DNA-binding protein: MRIFFSEMTDAFVRGDRVEIRGFCSFHMKEYKSYTGRNPKTGKKVQIPPKRLPFFKCGKELKERVDY; the protein is encoded by the coding sequence ATGAGAATTTTCTTTTCTGAGATGACTGATGCGTTTGTTCGCGGTGATAGGGTTGAGATCAGAGGGTTTTGTTCATTTCATATGAAGGAATACAAAAGTTACACTGGCAGGAATCCCAAAACCGGAAAAAAAGTTCAGATACCGCCGAAGAGGTTACCTTTTTTCAAATGTGGGAAGGAACTCAAAGAGAGGGTGGATTATTAA
- a CDS encoding AAA family ATPase, translating into MRPQAVNHTGVINEVLKGIVDRVTYHNPDNGWSILRVMPFNNPNGQETVIVHQTKVFAGATMEFQGSWTVHPKYGRQFQATVAKENKPATTAALEKYIGSGLIKGVGPKTAKKIVKHFHKETLDIFEKDIERLTEVPGIAHKKLDMISEAWTEHKAIREVMMFLQSHGISTLFAVRIYKEYEDDAIRLVTDDPYRLANDFYGIGFFSADKVALSIGLEPNSQQRILAGIKHVLAASRNFGHCYLTASQIDKEVKELLQLDLSEKLIDLLKFMEKEKLLMVRELLQDNGLTEPCYYSKSLFFDELYVSRRISDIGDPPQINEDRVENWISRYCEIKQISLSHEQAASVKGVVGEKFSILTGGPGCGKTTTTLVIVKLIEAMGLKVLLAAPTGRAAQRMMDVIGKESKTIHRLLGWQGGKFKKDEETPLKTDFLIVDECSMLDINLTASLLKAVPKNAQVLFIGDSDQLPSVGAGNVLKDIIASESVPCFRLTKIFRQAQESLIIKYAHQINSGDLPWIKSPFKKPEIWTDKTDCLFFDSDEATQEQISFIARIKRFYDFQAEIENKESEDLYEFRVQEPVVPYETEITIPKKFQHVNLDQVYQAETKIEELVSVLKKVHPWSSLHYSLSALDVVRNLYQEWIPKYYGNCEIQVLSPMTRGSLGTISLNKMIQETSNPYIEGKKQLKVGERIFRIGDRVIHRRNNYDLGVFNGDIGVIQDIDNIDLTCSVAFYPDLRLVHYKQNDIMELDLAYAITIHKSQGSEFEVVIIPILTQHFKMLFRNLIYTGITRAKKLAVFVGTRRAMAMAVQNQDISKRQTALQELLIN; encoded by the coding sequence GGAATTCCAAGGTTCCTGGACTGTTCATCCGAAGTATGGAAGACAGTTTCAGGCAACCGTTGCAAAAGAAAATAAACCTGCCACAACTGCTGCATTGGAAAAATATATTGGATCTGGCTTGATCAAAGGTGTAGGACCTAAAACCGCAAAAAAGATTGTCAAACATTTCCACAAAGAAACTCTGGATATTTTTGAAAAGGACATTGAACGGCTCACTGAGGTTCCTGGAATCGCACATAAAAAACTCGATATGATCAGCGAAGCCTGGACAGAGCATAAGGCGATCCGTGAAGTTATGATGTTTCTCCAATCCCACGGTATCAGCACCCTATTCGCCGTTCGAATTTATAAAGAGTATGAGGATGATGCTATCCGGCTAGTCACTGACGATCCTTATCGATTAGCCAATGATTTTTATGGAATTGGATTCTTTTCTGCGGATAAAGTTGCTTTAAGTATTGGTCTGGAACCTAACAGTCAGCAGAGAATATTGGCAGGTATAAAACATGTCTTGGCTGCCAGCAGGAATTTTGGTCATTGTTACCTGACTGCGTCACAGATTGACAAAGAGGTTAAAGAATTATTGCAGTTGGATCTATCTGAAAAACTGATTGATCTGTTGAAGTTTATGGAAAAAGAAAAACTTCTGATGGTACGTGAACTTTTGCAGGATAATGGATTGACTGAACCATGCTACTACTCAAAATCTTTATTTTTTGATGAACTTTATGTTTCCAGAAGGATATCCGATATTGGTGATCCTCCCCAAATAAATGAAGACAGGGTTGAGAACTGGATATCCAGATACTGTGAAATAAAACAGATTTCACTCAGTCATGAACAAGCGGCGTCCGTTAAAGGAGTTGTTGGTGAAAAGTTCTCTATCCTTACCGGGGGACCTGGCTGTGGTAAAACTACCACTACTTTGGTCATCGTTAAACTGATTGAAGCTATGGGATTGAAGGTCTTATTGGCTGCACCCACTGGCAGAGCTGCACAAAGGATGATGGATGTCATCGGTAAAGAGTCGAAAACCATCCACAGGTTACTTGGATGGCAAGGTGGCAAATTTAAAAAAGACGAAGAGACACCGCTGAAAACAGACTTTCTTATCGTGGACGAATGTTCCATGTTGGATATTAATTTAACGGCGTCATTGTTAAAAGCGGTACCGAAAAATGCCCAGGTATTGTTCATAGGTGATTCTGATCAACTGCCTTCTGTTGGAGCCGGAAATGTTTTGAAAGATATCATTGCTTCTGAATCTGTACCATGTTTCCGGTTAACAAAGATATTCCGTCAGGCTCAGGAATCGTTGATTATAAAATACGCCCACCAGATTAACAGTGGTGATCTCCCCTGGATAAAGTCTCCTTTCAAGAAACCTGAGATTTGGACGGACAAGACAGATTGTTTGTTTTTCGATTCAGATGAGGCTACTCAAGAACAAATCAGTTTTATTGCACGGATAAAACGATTCTACGACTTCCAGGCTGAAATAGAGAACAAAGAATCAGAAGACCTCTATGAGTTTAGGGTCCAGGAGCCAGTGGTACCATATGAGACAGAAATAACAATCCCTAAAAAATTCCAACACGTCAACCTGGATCAAGTTTATCAGGCTGAAACAAAAATTGAAGAGTTGGTTTCTGTATTAAAAAAAGTCCATCCCTGGTCATCATTACATTACAGCCTTTCTGCGTTAGATGTCGTTCGAAATCTTTACCAGGAATGGATTCCCAAATATTATGGAAACTGTGAAATTCAAGTGCTTTCTCCTATGACCAGGGGAAGCCTCGGTACTATCAGCCTGAATAAAATGATCCAGGAAACATCGAATCCCTATATTGAAGGCAAAAAACAATTGAAGGTTGGAGAAAGAATCTTCAGGATTGGTGATAGAGTCATTCACCGGCGTAATAATTATGATCTGGGGGTTTTTAACGGCGACATTGGTGTTATTCAGGATATTGACAACATAGATCTGACCTGTTCTGTTGCGTTTTACCCTGATCTCCGGCTGGTTCATTATAAACAAAATGATATCATGGAACTCGATTTAGCCTATGCCATTACCATACATAAATCTCAGGGCAGTGAATTTGAGGTTGTGATTATCCCTATTTTAACGCAGCACTTTAAAATGTTGTTTCGGAATCTTATATATACAGGGATAACCCGGGCAAAAAAACTGGCTGTATTTGTGGGGACCCGGCGTGCAATGGCAATGGCCGTTCAAAACCAAGACATAAGTAAAAGACAAACAGCACTGCAAGAACTGTTGATAAATTGA
- a CDS encoding YheU family protein, protein MVALKIPYHELSPEPLHGVVDEFVTRDGTDYGEIEVSLETKIAQVLTQLREGKAVIVFDPGTETTTILSSNDPVLKGMD, encoded by the coding sequence ATGGTTGCATTGAAAATTCCATATCATGAATTAAGTCCCGAGCCTCTGCACGGAGTTGTGGATGAATTTGTCACCAGGGACGGCACAGATTATGGTGAAATTGAAGTTTCTTTGGAAACTAAAATTGCTCAGGTGCTCACTCAACTCAGAGAAGGGAAAGCGGTTATTGTCTTTGACCCGGGCACTGAAACCACCACAATACTTTCGAGTAATGATCCGGTTTTAAAGGGGATGGATTGA
- a CDS encoding ShlB/FhaC/HecB family hemolysin secretion/activation protein, with the protein MRFFNFFACICLIFSTSVFSFADVKLPSSTDPGRIEKQLQPTPKPKSEPRLSLPVPAKQIPPEKADEIQFELSGITLQGNTVYSAAELLGYWQDLLGKKVTLTQVYAVADAITAHYRNAGYILTQAIIPPQQINNGMVLIKVIEGHAKDVLIEGDVKGRQGLFNAWVKKIKASKPLNNAVLERYTLIAGDVNGLTVKSIIRPSRTTSGASDVVLVIEHKPLDADITYDNRGTRAMGPRQVMANLGANSLFDLLEQTDLTVLMTDDFEELRYYALQHSQLLNSEGLTLNLSGNISYSDLGDYLDDYDVEGRNKSFNVELAYPLIRSRNKNLSCKTSLTVRHSRTDTMDELQSEDRLSIVKVGIDYDYTDRWQGVNMVNLMYYGGLDMFGSRETGSDHLTRADGHSQFAKVTLDLYRRQILPANFSLLIAGTAQWADVSLLSSEEFGYGGTQYGRAYDSSSITGDRGLAGKLELQYIRSFGTDPWNYYQLYAFYDVGRTFSNSPLKDENTTGQSVGGGVRFAWSHYLSGSVEVAQPLTAHISELNRRDDSPRVFFNVTAKY; encoded by the coding sequence TTGCGATTTTTTAATTTTTTTGCCTGTATTTGCCTGATTTTTTCAACAAGTGTTTTTTCATTTGCCGATGTGAAGCTTCCAAGTTCAACAGATCCTGGTCGGATTGAAAAGCAACTCCAACCGACTCCTAAACCGAAATCAGAACCCAGACTGTCCTTACCCGTTCCAGCTAAACAGATTCCTCCTGAAAAGGCGGATGAAATTCAATTTGAACTTTCCGGCATTACCCTACAGGGCAATACGGTCTATAGCGCCGCAGAACTGTTAGGTTACTGGCAGGATCTACTTGGTAAGAAAGTAACACTGACTCAAGTCTATGCCGTTGCCGATGCTATTACGGCACATTATCGCAATGCCGGTTATATTCTGACTCAAGCTATTATACCGCCACAACAGATCAACAACGGAATGGTTCTGATCAAAGTCATTGAAGGCCATGCAAAGGATGTTCTTATTGAAGGGGATGTCAAAGGGAGACAAGGGCTTTTCAATGCCTGGGTAAAAAAAATCAAGGCATCCAAACCATTAAATAATGCCGTCCTGGAACGGTATACATTGATTGCCGGTGATGTCAATGGTCTTACCGTCAAATCAATTATTCGCCCATCAAGAACCACATCAGGAGCTTCCGATGTGGTTCTTGTCATTGAGCATAAGCCCTTAGATGCCGACATCACTTATGACAATCGGGGTACACGAGCCATGGGACCACGTCAAGTTATGGCTAACTTGGGAGCTAATTCGTTATTTGACTTGCTTGAGCAGACCGACCTGACCGTACTGATGACAGACGACTTTGAGGAATTGCGCTATTATGCTCTTCAGCATAGCCAACTGCTGAACTCGGAAGGACTGACCCTTAACCTCTCAGGGAATATCAGTTATTCGGATCTGGGAGATTATCTGGATGATTACGATGTTGAAGGCCGTAATAAATCGTTTAATGTCGAACTGGCCTACCCCCTAATTCGGTCCCGCAACAAAAACCTTTCCTGCAAAACGTCCTTGACCGTACGCCATTCTCGTACCGACACCATGGATGAGCTCCAGTCTGAAGATCGCCTGAGCATTGTCAAAGTCGGCATTGATTACGACTACACCGACAGATGGCAGGGCGTCAACATGGTCAATCTGATGTATTACGGCGGACTGGACATGTTCGGCTCACGGGAAACCGGATCGGATCATCTGACACGCGCTGATGGACACAGCCAATTTGCCAAAGTAACGTTGGACCTCTACCGCAGACAAATCCTGCCCGCCAACTTCAGTTTATTGATCGCTGGAACGGCACAATGGGCGGATGTTTCTCTGCTTTCTTCTGAAGAATTCGGCTATGGAGGTACACAATATGGGCGCGCTTACGATTCGTCATCCATTACCGGAGATCGTGGCCTGGCCGGAAAACTGGAGCTTCAATATATCCGGAGCTTCGGGACTGATCCTTGGAATTATTATCAGCTATATGCGTTCTATGATGTAGGCCGGACGTTTAGCAACTCCCCATTAAAAGATGAAAACACCACGGGACAGTCCGTCGGTGGCGGTGTCCGTTTTGCCTGGAGTCATTATCTGTCAGGATCTGTTGAGGTTGCCCAACCTTTGACGGCTCATATCTCTGAATTGAACCGTAGAGATGATTCCCCCCGTGTCTTCTTTAATGTCACTGCTAAATATTGA